A genomic segment from Triticum dicoccoides isolate Atlit2015 ecotype Zavitan chromosome 1A, WEW_v2.0, whole genome shotgun sequence encodes:
- the LOC119333962 gene encoding antimicrobial peptides-like, giving the protein MVLLAPATVSAEQEDGATTIATLQVEEEVGSRADDHGNNWCDIKCDYQQDPVKRQFCVDQCHSQEHHHPSREFCEMKCQHWQDPTRKEQCVQQCMSFGLNLHVGNNNGVDGRPHALEEEVGSRADDHGNDDCDIKCAYYQDLARRQFCVDQCHSQQHHHPSREDCELKCQHWQDPTRKEQCVQQCMSFGLNLHVGGSSSVDEHLRGWEVVAGAIIEEVVSGPALGFQRPQGGLHQWAQ; this is encoded by the coding sequence ATGGTGTTGCTGGCTCCGGCGACGGTAAGCGCCGAGCAGGAGGATGGGGCCACAACCATCGCCACCTTGCAGGTCGAGGAGGAGGTCGGCTCGCGTGCCGATGACCACGGCAACAACTGGTGCGACATCAAGTGTGACTATCAGCAAGATCCGGTCAAGAGACAGTTCTGCGTAGACCAGTGCCACAGCCAGGAGCATCATCATCCTAGCAGAGAGTTCTGCGAGATGAAGTGTCAACACTGGCAAGACCCGACAAGAAAGGAACAATGCGTGCAGCAATGCATGAGCTTTGGCCTCAACCTCCATGTTGGCAACAACAACGGCGTCGACGGGCGACcccatgccttggaggaggaggtcGGCTCGCGTGCCGATGACCATGGCAACGACGATTGCGACATCAAGTGCGCCTATTACCAAGATCTGGCCAGGAGACAGTTCTGTGTGGACCAGTGCCACAGCCAGCAGCATCATCATCCTAGCAGAGAAGACTGCGAGTTGAAGTGTCAACACTGGCAAGACCCAACAAGAAAGGAACAATGCGTGCAGCAGTGCATGAGCTTTGGCCTCAACCTCCATGTGGGTGGCAGCAGCAGCGTGGACGAGCACCTCCGCGGCTGGGAAGTGGTGgccggagccatcatcgaggaggtGGTGTCAGGGCCGGCTCTGGGATTTCAAAGGCCCCAGGGCGGACTCCACCAATGGGCCCAATAG